TCGGATAAGTCGCCCGTCTTCGCGCATGCGTGTGAATCGATCACTCTTCGTCGCCCTGGAGCCGCGCCAAGACCGAGATATCCTCGAGCGTGTCGATGTTGCCCAACGTCGGGTCGTTCGCGGCGACCTTCCGCAGGAGCCGGCGCATGATCTTGCCCGAACGCGTCTTGGGCAGCGCGTCCGTGAACCGGATCTCCTTCGGACGCGCGAACTTCCCAATCTCGTTGGCGACTTCCTCGACGAGCTCGCCCTTCAATCCCTCCGACTTCGCCGCGCTCCCCTTGAGGGTCACGAAGCAGACGAGCGCCTCGCCGGTCAGGTCGTCCGGCACGCCGATCACGGCGGCTTCCGCGACGGTGGCGTGGCCCACGAGCGCGTGCTCCACCTCCGCCGTGCCGAGCCGATGCCCGGAGATGTTCACGACGTCGTCGATGCGGCCGATGACCCAGAAGTAGCCGTCTTGGTCGCGCTTCGCGCCGTCACCGGCGAAGTAGACGTGAGGAACCATCTCCCAGTAGGTCGTGCGGAACCGGTCCGGGTCGCCCCAGAGCGTCCGCAGCATGCCGGGCCATGGGTCGCGGATGACCAGGAACCCTTGTTCGCCGTTGGGGACGGGATTCCCGTCCTTGTCCACAATGTCCGCATTGCATCCGAAGAACGGCAGCGTCGCGCTCCCCGGCTTCGTCGGTGTGATGCCCGGCAGCGGCGTGATGAGGATGCCGCCCGTCTCGGTCTGCCACCACGTATCGACGATGGGGCAGCGTTCCTTGCCGATGACGCGGTGGTACCAGAGCCACGCTTCGGGATTGATCGGCTCGCCGACGCTTCCCAGCAGGCGCAGGCTCGACAGATCGTGCTTGTTGGGCCACTCGTCGCCCTGCTTGATGAACGCGCGAATCGCCGTCGGAGCCGTGTAGAGGATCGAGACGCGGTGGCGTTCCACCATGTCCCAGAACCTGCCCCAGTCGGGATGGTTGGGCGCTCCCTCGAACATGAACGACGTCGCGCCGTTCGCCAAGGGCCCATAGATGATGTAGGAGTGTCCCGTCACCCAGCCGATGTCCGCCGTGCACCAGTACATGTCTTCGTCGCGGATGTCGAAGATCATCTTGTGGGTGTACGCCGTGTAGACCATGTAGCCGCCGAGAGCGTGCAAAACGCCCTTCGGCTTCCCGGTCGAACCCGACGTGTAGAGGATGAACAGCGGATGCTGGGCGTCCAGCGGCAGCGCAGGACAGTCGGCAGACGCCGTGTCCACGACGTCCGACCACCACACATCGCGGCTGTCATCCCAAGCGACGGGATTGCCTGTCCGCTTCGCGACGAGCACCTTGTCCACCGTCGGGCATGCGCCGTCTGCCAACGCCGCGTCCACGGCATCCTTGAGAGGGATCACCTTGCCGCGACGCCAACCGCCGTCCGCCGTGATGACTGCCTTGCACTCGGCGTCGTTGACACGATCGCGGATCGCCTCCGCGCTGAACCCGCCGAAGATGACCGAATGCGTCAGCCCGACGCGCGCGCACGCGAGCATCGCGATGGCGAGCTCCGGGATCATCGGCATGTAGAGCGCGACGCGGTCGCCCTTCTTGAGCCCCAGTCCCTGGAGCGCGTTAGCGCACTTGCACACTTCCTGGTGGAGCTGCTGATAGGTGAGCGTCTGGATGTCGCCCGGTTCGCCCTCGAAGACGATCGCCGCCTTGTTCTGCCGCGGAGTGCCCAGGTGCCGGTCCAGGCAGTTGTAGGTGATGTTCGTCTCGGCGCCGACGAACCACTCGACCCACGGCTCGTTCCACTGGCGCACCTTCGTCCACGGCTTGAACCAGTGGAAATCGCTCGCGATACGCCCCCAGAACCCATCCGGGTCGCGGATGGACTCCTCATACAGGCGTTTGTACGCGTCCATGCTGTGGATGTGGGCGCGTTCGCGGAAGGATGCCGGGGGATCGAATCGCAGGGATTGCGCCGACGGGCTCTGCGACTGCTGCGCCATGGTTTACTCCTTACTCTCCTCGGCGGCGGCACGGATGAATCCTGTATCGGTGGACTCTACCACTCCGCCGACGGGGGGTCAATCATGGCGAGACATGGGGCAGATCGACGCAAACGGACGCCTGTGAACCTGCTTATCGTGAACGGGGCTGATCAGCCATTGGTACCGTAGCCTCACGTCGCGGGCTTGTCGAGGGAGCAGTCGCTCTATCCGCCGACGATGAAGGGCTTCTCGGACAGCTCGACACCCACCCAATCGTCGCCGACCTTCACGACGAACCGTGCGCCGGTGATCGCCTGCTGCGCCCGCACGTACCCCAATCCGATGACGGCGTCGAGCGTCGGCGAGTAGGTCGTGCTGGTCACCCAGCCGTTGCGCTTCTCCGCGCCCGGCTCCGGGTAGATGTCCGTCAGCGGTTCCGGCACGACGCCCCCATCGAACCGTAGGCAGATCAGCAGCTTGTTCGGGTGACCCCGGTAGTGCATCCGGGCGATGATCTCCTGCCCGATGTAGCAGCCCTTCTCGTAGTGGATGGCGTGATCCAACCGCGCTTCGAGCGGGATGATGTCGTCGTGGGTGTCCGCGCCGTAGCGCGCGATCCCCGCCTCGATGCGGAGCACCTCCAGCGCGTCGGAGCCGATCTCCGTGACTCCGGCAGTTGACAGCATGTCCCTCACCTTCGCCGCGAGGGACGGATCGAGCCACAGGTCGTAGCCTGTCTCGCCCGCGCGGTTCTGACGCGAGACGACGACCCTCGTCCCGTCGCGTTCCGCTTCGATGGAACCGTACAGCGCCAACCCCGGCACGTCGATCACCAGCGCGCGGGACACCCACTCAGCCGACTGCGGGCCCATCAGGCCGAGCAGTGTCCAGCGGTCGTGGTCGCGGTGGATCTCCGCGTCTTCCGAGATGAGGAACCTGTCCATCGCCGCCGGAAGCGAGTCGGCAAGTTCGGGTTCCGTGTCCAACAGCAGGCAGTCGTCGCGGACAAGCAGGCGGAAGTCGCCCACCATCTTGCCGCGATCCGTCAGGAAGGTTCCATAGTTGCCGTCGCCGACGGCGAGCTTCTCGACCATATTGGACACGATGTTGTGGAGCCACGTCGCGCGTTCGCGTCCCGTGATGCGCAGCTTACCCCGATTGGACAGGTCGGCGTACCCGACGCTGGTCCGAACGGCGTTCACTTCCCGCGCGATGCGTTCCCTGTTGGCGATATCGGCGTTCATGGCGCGTTCCCTTGCCTTTGCCTCTCGTCCCCGAGCCTTCATACCAACTCTC
This window of the Candidatus Poribacteria bacterium genome carries:
- the acs gene encoding acetate--CoA ligase, which codes for MAQQSQSPSAQSLRFDPPASFRERAHIHSMDAYKRLYEESIRDPDGFWGRIASDFHWFKPWTKVRQWNEPWVEWFVGAETNITYNCLDRHLGTPRQNKAAIVFEGEPGDIQTLTYQQLHQEVCKCANALQGLGLKKGDRVALYMPMIPELAIAMLACARVGLTHSVIFGGFSAEAIRDRVNDAECKAVITADGGWRRGKVIPLKDAVDAALADGACPTVDKVLVAKRTGNPVAWDDSRDVWWSDVVDTASADCPALPLDAQHPLFILYTSGSTGKPKGVLHALGGYMVYTAYTHKMIFDIRDEDMYWCTADIGWVTGHSYIIYGPLANGATSFMFEGAPNHPDWGRFWDMVERHRVSILYTAPTAIRAFIKQGDEWPNKHDLSSLRLLGSVGEPINPEAWLWYHRVIGKERCPIVDTWWQTETGGILITPLPGITPTKPGSATLPFFGCNADIVDKDGNPVPNGEQGFLVIRDPWPGMLRTLWGDPDRFRTTYWEMVPHVYFAGDGAKRDQDGYFWVIGRIDDVVNISGHRLGTAEVEHALVGHATVAEAAVIGVPDDLTGEALVCFVTLKGSAAKSEGLKGELVEEVANEIGKFARPKEIRFTDALPKTRSGKIMRRLLRKVAANDPTLGNIDTLEDISVLARLQGDEE
- a CDS encoding aminomethyl transferase family protein encodes the protein MKARGREAKARERAMNADIANRERIAREVNAVRTSVGYADLSNRGKLRITGRERATWLHNIVSNMVEKLAVGDGNYGTFLTDRGKMVGDFRLLVRDDCLLLDTEPELADSLPAAMDRFLISEDAEIHRDHDRWTLLGLMGPQSAEWVSRALVIDVPGLALYGSIEAERDGTRVVVSRQNRAGETGYDLWLDPSLAAKVRDMLSTAGVTEIGSDALEVLRIEAGIARYGADTHDDIIPLEARLDHAIHYEKGCYIGQEIIARMHYRGHPNKLLICLRFDGGVVPEPLTDIYPEPGAEKRNGWVTSTTYSPTLDAVIGLGYVRAQQAITGARFVVKVGDDWVGVELSEKPFIVGG